In Alteracholeplasma palmae J233, a single genomic region encodes these proteins:
- a CDS encoding MarR family winged helix-turn-helix transcriptional regulator, whose translation MSFYLSEEELEKLLYKFHQTIYCFEKFETDKYGYTWQELYLIKLVVDYPQYKMRELAEKLHVPIFQLTRLVSKLESKKILVKTHKQNDNKSIYLKTTQAGIDLLISTRTRHYKLLKETLKDIDDHSLKTISRFINSLDVVLMLDELEKGVNHEES comes from the coding sequence ATGTCCTTTTATTTAAGCGAAGAAGAATTAGAAAAACTATTATATAAGTTCCACCAAACCATTTATTGCTTTGAAAAATTTGAAACTGACAAGTATGGATACACTTGGCAAGAACTCTATTTAATCAAGCTAGTTGTTGACTATCCACAATACAAGATGAGAGAATTAGCAGAAAAATTACACGTACCAATTTTTCAATTAACTAGACTTGTTTCAAAACTTGAATCAAAAAAAATATTGGTTAAAACGCATAAACAAAATGATAATAAATCAATTTATTTAAAAACAACTCAAGCAGGTATAGACCTACTTATTTCAACACGAACAAGGCATTATAAATTATTAAAAGAAACGCTTAAAGACATTGACGATCATTCACTTAAAACCATTTCAAGATTTATTAATTCATTAGATGTTGTATTAATGCTAGACGAATTAGAAAAAGGAGTTAATCATGAAGAAAGTTAA
- a CDS encoding diacylglycerol/polyprenol kinase family protein has protein sequence MNNIWGLILSFVLVFCVIGLAEILKKKKVLGDEASRKLIHIGVSNWWFLMFYFFDQIYYAIAAPIIFIILNYVSYKTNLIKSMERSGKGNLGTVYFPISLLLLVIASMTFTTPLVGGIGILVLGYGDGLAALLGKKFGKKQIINHKTWVGSITMFLVSFLVSTLLMVGYSSISIQYILLYAGLVGILATLIELLTPKGLDNLTLPLLISLLMYVLIGV, from the coding sequence ATGAATAATATATGGGGACTTATTTTATCATTTGTACTTGTTTTTTGTGTGATTGGTTTAGCTGAGATACTTAAAAAGAAGAAAGTATTAGGTGATGAGGCATCAAGGAAACTGATTCATATTGGTGTTTCTAACTGGTGGTTCTTGATGTTTTATTTTTTTGACCAAATCTATTATGCGATTGCCGCACCAATTATTTTTATCATACTTAATTATGTTTCATATAAGACTAACTTGATTAAATCAATGGAAAGAAGTGGTAAAGGAAATTTAGGAACAGTTTATTTTCCAATCTCATTACTTCTATTAGTTATTGCCTCAATGACATTTACAACTCCATTAGTAGGTGGTATTGGTATTTTAGTCTTAGGATATGGTGATGGTCTTGCCGCACTTTTGGGTAAAAAATTTGGTAAAAAACAAATTATTAATCACAAGACATGGGTTGGAAGTATTACAATGTTTTTAGTTTCATTTTTAGTATCCACTCTTTTAATGGTAGGTTACTCAAGTATTTCAATTCAATATATTTTACTTTATGCAGGTCTAGTAGGAATATTGGCGACTTTAATAGAATTACTCACACCAAAAGGACTTGATAATTTAACTTTACCGTTATTAATCAGTCTATTGATGTATGTATTGATAGGTGTATAA
- a CDS encoding DUF92 domain-containing protein — protein MNFLIGFLLSVLVAGLAYYKHALNVSGFLSASVVGTLIYGFGTYVIFALLMLFFITSSIFTKNKVKSRGRNGIQVIVNSGMALIFSLAYYISNHEFFLLISATSIAVSTADTWASELGKYSKGSTVSIINFKKIDKGQSGGISVLGTVASLLGGLLIAVSFLLMTWNSFSIIPWYLTILFIMLGGFVGSVVDSILGILIQEKYMNLKTNQITEVFDNKSQYRLISGIKYINNDMVNLLTSVIVTCASTLFLL, from the coding sequence ATGAACTTTTTAATTGGATTTTTATTAAGTGTACTTGTAGCGGGTTTAGCTTACTACAAGCACGCCCTTAATGTAAGTGGATTTTTATCAGCCTCAGTGGTAGGTACATTGATTTATGGTTTTGGTACATATGTTATTTTTGCTTTGTTAATGCTATTTTTTATTACATCCAGCATCTTTACTAAGAATAAAGTGAAGAGTAGAGGTAGAAATGGCATTCAAGTCATTGTTAACTCTGGCATGGCCCTTATTTTTAGCCTTGCTTACTACATTTCTAATCACGAGTTTTTCTTATTAATTAGTGCAACTTCAATAGCTGTATCAACTGCCGATACATGGGCATCAGAACTTGGAAAGTACAGCAAGGGATCTACCGTTTCAATTATTAATTTTAAAAAAATTGATAAAGGACAATCTGGCGGTATTAGTGTTTTAGGCACTGTTGCTAGTCTTTTAGGTGGACTTTTAATTGCAGTTTCTTTCTTACTAATGACTTGGAATAGTTTTTCTATTATTCCTTGGTATCTAACAATTCTATTTATTATGTTAGGTGGTTTTGTCGGTAGTGTTGTTGATAGTATTTTAGGTATACTGATTCAAGAAAAATATATGAACTTAAAAACTAATCAAATAACAGAAGTATTTGATAATAAAAGTCAATATCGATTGATTTCAGGAATCAAATATATTAATAACGACATGGTAAATCTACTAACTTCAGTAATTGTAACATGTGCTTCTACGTTATTTTTACTATAA
- a CDS encoding cold-shock protein yields MNSGKVKFFNAEKGFGFITVDGSNQEIFVHFSEIKIDGYKTLNEGQAVSFDIVEGQRGAQASNVRPL; encoded by the coding sequence ATGAATTCAGGAAAAGTGAAATTTTTTAACGCTGAAAAAGGCTTTGGCTTTATTACAGTAGACGGTTCTAATCAAGAGATTTTTGTTCATTTCTCAGAAATTAAAATTGACGGTTATAAAACACTTAATGAAGGACAAGCAGTATCATTTGATATTGTTGAAGGACAACGTGGCGCTCAAGCAAGCAACGTACGCCCTCTTTAA
- a CDS encoding MalY/PatB family protein, with translation MNYNFKNQDRSKQSSNKWERNIQTKEEMKEKIFLSVADADFLIAPEIEKGLSYYIKNVVLGYNKPSPNYYLSVIKWMKQKHDWDILKESIVITPGVVFALYNAITSYTHENDGVIIFSPVYPRFNYAITDSKRALVSIPLLKTKGSYEIDFELFESEAKKENNKMLILCSPHNPVGRVWNLDELQRINQICIENNIVVISDEIHNDLVLNNNQHTVFSKINKKSIICTSPSKAFNMGGLQVANIIIEDKELREKFVKNMGNNGIHMGNILSLKAVELAYNNASKWLENFVRLIEENYQILTSFISEKLPQVKVTKLEGTYLVWLDFSGLKLEHETLKVFLETKCHLEFSDGISFGKEGYNYQRMNIACDKKTLMEVLHRLEKEVLIAFKE, from the coding sequence ATGAACTATAATTTCAAAAATCAAGATAGAAGTAAACAAAGTAGTAATAAATGGGAAAGAAATATTCAAACAAAAGAAGAAATGAAAGAAAAGATATTTTTATCTGTAGCAGATGCTGATTTTTTAATTGCACCTGAAATAGAAAAAGGACTTTCTTACTATATCAAAAATGTAGTACTAGGTTATAACAAACCAAGCCCTAACTATTATCTAAGTGTGATTAAATGGATGAAACAAAAACACGACTGGGATATTCTAAAAGAGTCAATTGTAATTACACCAGGTGTAGTTTTTGCTCTTTATAATGCAATAACTAGCTATACTCATGAAAATGATGGGGTTATTATTTTTTCACCAGTATATCCAAGGTTTAATTATGCAATTACTGACAGCAAACGGGCTCTCGTTTCTATTCCCTTATTAAAAACAAAAGGTAGTTATGAAATAGATTTTGAATTGTTTGAAAGTGAAGCTAAAAAAGAAAATAATAAAATGCTTATTTTATGTAGTCCCCACAATCCAGTTGGCAGAGTTTGGAACTTAGATGAACTTCAAAGAATTAATCAAATATGTATAGAAAATAATATTGTTGTTATTTCTGATGAAATACATAATGACTTAGTATTAAATAATAATCAACACACTGTTTTTTCTAAAATAAACAAAAAAAGTATTATCTGTACTTCGCCTAGTAAAGCATTTAATATGGGAGGGTTACAAGTTGCAAATATTATCATTGAAGACAAAGAATTAAGAGAAAAGTTTGTTAAAAATATGGGAAACAATGGCATTCATATGGGCAATATACTAAGTTTAAAAGCAGTTGAACTTGCATATAATAATGCCTCTAAATGGTTAGAAAATTTTGTTCGTTTAATTGAAGAAAATTACCAAATATTAACCAGTTTTATATCTGAAAAATTACCACAAGTTAAAGTAACTAAGCTTGAAGGGACTTATTTAGTATGGTTAGATTTTAGTGGCTTAAAATTAGAACATGAGACACTTAAAGTATTTTTAGAAACTAAGTGTCACCTAGAATTCAGTGATGGAATATCTTTTGGAAAAGAAGGGTATAATTACCAAAGAATGAATATTGCTTGTGATAAAAAAACACTTATGGAAGTTCTTCATAGATTAGAAAAAGAAGTTTTAATAGCATTTAAAGAATAA
- a CDS encoding DEAD/DEAH box helicase, with protein MNTFTELKLDTPILKAIEKTGYLTPTEIQQKAIPILLDKKDILGSAQTGTGKTAAFAIPILQMLNQNINDKKVIRALILTPTRELANQIYENFIQYAYFIRIRTNVIYGGVPQKKQEDALKKGTDVLIATPGRLLDLMSQKIIDLRNIEYLVLDEADQMLDMGFIKDIYKILKQVPEKRQTMLFSATMPKKIEEFANSILKNPERIAVTPVTKTLDAIKQELYLVPKNNKNELLNHLIKKLNMDSVLVFTKTKHGANKVVKELLKNNITAEPIHGNKSQAARERALLNFKNRKTQVLVATDIAARGLDIKQLSFVINYDLPDTPETYIHRIGRTGRAGELGLAISFCSDEEKNLLIDIEKHIKNKLTSIENHPYGKTYVKTHDIIDNKQNDNKKNKPSNPNHYKKTKNKKFVIGTRKTK; from the coding sequence ATGAATACATTTACAGAATTAAAATTAGATACACCAATACTAAAGGCAATTGAAAAAACTGGATATTTAACGCCTACAGAAATACAACAAAAGGCAATTCCTATTTTATTAGATAAAAAAGATATTTTAGGTAGCGCACAAACTGGAACTGGTAAAACTGCAGCATTTGCAATTCCAATATTACAAATGTTAAATCAAAATATAAATGATAAAAAAGTAATTAGAGCATTAATTTTGACACCAACAAGAGAATTAGCCAATCAAATATATGAAAACTTTATTCAATATGCTTACTTTATTAGAATAAGAACAAATGTTATCTATGGTGGTGTTCCTCAAAAGAAACAAGAAGATGCACTTAAAAAAGGAACTGATGTCTTGATTGCTACGCCTGGAAGACTATTAGATCTTATGAGTCAAAAAATTATTGATTTAAGAAACATTGAATATTTAGTTTTAGATGAAGCAGATCAAATGCTTGATATGGGATTTATTAAAGACATTTATAAGATTTTAAAGCAAGTACCAGAAAAGAGACAAACTATGCTTTTTTCAGCAACAATGCCTAAAAAGATTGAAGAATTTGCTAATTCTATTTTAAAGAATCCAGAAAGAATTGCAGTAACACCTGTTACAAAAACCCTAGATGCAATCAAACAAGAACTCTATTTAGTACCAAAAAATAATAAAAATGAATTACTGAACCATTTGATTAAGAAATTGAACATGGACTCAGTACTAGTTTTTACTAAAACTAAACATGGTGCTAATAAAGTTGTAAAAGAATTATTAAAAAATAATATTACAGCAGAACCTATTCACGGAAATAAATCTCAAGCAGCAAGAGAAAGAGCTCTTCTAAATTTCAAGAATAGAAAGACACAGGTCTTAGTAGCAACCGATATTGCTGCTAGAGGTCTTGATATTAAACAATTATCATTTGTAATCAATTACGACTTGCCAGATACACCAGAAACATATATTCATAGAATCGGAAGAACAGGACGAGCAGGAGAATTAGGTCTAGCAATTAGTTTTTGTTCTGATGAAGAAAAAAATCTATTAATAGATATTGAAAAACATATTAAAAATAAATTAACTAGCATAGAAAATCATCCATACGGAAAAACTTATGTTAAAACTCATGATATAATAGATAATAAGCAAAATGATAATAAAAAAAATAAACCAAGTAATCCTAATCACTATAAAAAAACAAAAAACAAAAAATTTGTTATAGGAACTAGAAAAACTAAGTAG
- a CDS encoding transposase: MQTQQNIQHNFNPKQLKLPLQLDIKIPFDSEVRTFDEVFRKLEIKKYLNSSKDPRGRMGYNPVQMLKLIMFCQMEKIQSLRDMAKAAKNDIRIMWLTDELMPSHQTIKTFMDKYLVKGIDEIFYELSKYLIKKESIDTDKLYIDGTKIESVANKYSFTWRGSIEKFRDKLYKKITKQIDILNQRYKDSDIFFSIHEIYNTDYLSSIKDFLQKEINRETLEFKYGKGQRKTTLQRDYEHILEYLAKLVEYERHLKIMGNDRNSYAKTDIDATFMHMKEDHMRNSQLKPGYNIQIGVSNEYILHLDIYKERSDYKTLIPFLEGFKKSYDFYPKYPVADAGYGGLTNYRYLKLNDMELYQKYAMYAKDTHDKKRMKDPYFPFNLTKSGNDYLTPNGDTLKYLYRNNRGNDVYELPNGKRKEINDENLTYQKEVIKNLTSPLGIELRVQRSIQVEGAFGVIKEAFKVRRFRRRLTHNVKMEFYLTAIGYNLRKYHNKKYRITE, from the coding sequence ATGCAAACACAACAAAATATACAACATAATTTTAACCCAAAACAGTTAAAATTACCACTACAATTAGACATAAAAATTCCTTTTGATAGTGAAGTTCGTACATTTGATGAAGTATTTAGAAAATTGGAGATAAAAAAATACTTAAATAGCTCAAAAGACCCAAGAGGTCGTATGGGTTATAATCCGGTTCAAATGTTAAAACTGATCATGTTTTGTCAAATGGAAAAGATTCAATCCTTAAGAGATATGGCAAAAGCTGCTAAAAATGATATTAGAATCATGTGGCTTACAGATGAATTAATGCCAAGTCATCAAACAATAAAAACCTTTATGGATAAATACTTAGTTAAAGGAATAGATGAAATCTTTTATGAACTAAGTAAGTACTTAATAAAAAAAGAATCTATTGATACAGATAAATTATATATAGATGGTACTAAAATAGAATCGGTGGCTAATAAATATAGTTTTACATGGCGTGGTTCTATTGAAAAGTTTAGAGATAAGTTATATAAAAAAATAACCAAACAAATAGACATATTAAATCAAAGATATAAAGACTCAGATATCTTCTTTTCCATACATGAAATATATAATACGGATTATTTAAGTAGCATCAAAGACTTTCTTCAAAAAGAGATTAATCGTGAGACACTTGAGTTTAAATATGGTAAAGGTCAAAGAAAAACTACTTTACAAAGAGATTATGAACATATCTTAGAATATTTAGCTAAACTTGTAGAGTATGAAAGACATTTAAAGATTATGGGTAATGATAGAAACTCATATGCTAAAACAGATATAGACGCGACTTTTATGCATATGAAAGAAGATCATATGCGTAATAGTCAATTAAAACCAGGGTATAATATACAAATTGGTGTATCAAATGAATATATCCTACATCTAGATATCTATAAAGAACGTAGTGATTATAAAACTTTGATTCCTTTTTTAGAAGGATTTAAGAAAAGTTATGACTTCTATCCAAAATATCCAGTAGCGGATGCTGGATATGGTGGATTAACGAATTATCGTTATTTAAAACTAAACGATATGGAGCTTTATCAAAAATATGCAATGTATGCTAAAGATACGCATGACAAAAAAAGAATGAAAGATCCATATTTTCCATTTAACCTTACTAAATCAGGTAATGATTATTTAACACCTAATGGGGATACTTTAAAGTATCTGTATAGAAATAATCGAGGTAATGATGTATATGAATTACCAAATGGTAAGCGTAAAGAGATTAATGATGAAAATCTTACATACCAAAAAGAGGTTATTAAAAATCTTACATCACCATTAGGAATTGAATTAAGAGTTCAAAGGTCAATTCAAGTTGAGGGTGCCTTTGGAGTGATTAAAGAAGCATTTAAAGTAAGAAGATTTAGACGAAGATTAACTCATAATGTTAAAATGGAGTTTTATTTAACAGCGATTGGGTATAATTTGAGAAAATATCATAATAAAAAGTATAGAATAACAGAATAG
- a CDS encoding M13-type metalloendopeptidase: MKKVRLEDDFYQFQNGEWLEKTEIPSDKPLNGSFVQILMDNEKKLMADLKEFSIKGVDHKIYNNELFDNFIKLYKKATDKEQRDKDGNTVIKNLVNKVLSVKNYEELQTILVELIGLGLPALISFGVQSDMKNASINALYFGSPSLILPEKGYYDKENPAYAAGQNLLAKYRETVTELLNIVGLKDTSTILSQTLEFDELIVPLSKTSEEASDYVNSYNPYTLEKLNSKTNFISLSSIVKTFVSDKVEQVIVTNPKFVEGLDALLNNHLELIKSWLAVKLVYSLAVSGFGTDSLRLKASEYGLLLTGQAEAQSFEKFTYNQLSNEFGDVVGTYFGKRYFGEKAKKEVESMVQEFIQVYKERLAKITWLSKETIEKALIKLSKITAMIGYPDRINPVFNHFNFDETKSFVDNMLAFSKVQVSHEFSLYGKKVDKDLWHMGAHVVNAYYQPMNNQIVFPAGILQPPFYSYNQTKGANYGGIGAVIAHEITHAFDTNGARIDEFGNINNWWKEEDFKAFNERSLAMIELFDGLEVPGSDAKCNGKLTVTENIADAAGLSCAYEAGLKHKDFVPADFFAGWAHIWRFKANKSYLELLANVDVHSPAYLRGLVQLKNFKPFADYYKLKETDGMYIAPDKQVAVW; this comes from the coding sequence ATGAAAAAAGTAAGATTAGAAGATGATTTCTACCAATTTCAAAATGGAGAATGGTTAGAAAAAACTGAAATACCAAGCGACAAACCATTAAATGGTTCATTTGTACAAATTTTAATGGACAATGAGAAAAAACTTATGGCAGATTTAAAAGAGTTTTCTATTAAAGGTGTAGATCATAAAATTTATAATAATGAATTATTTGATAACTTTATTAAATTATATAAAAAGGCTACTGATAAAGAGCAACGTGATAAAGATGGAAATACAGTTATTAAAAATCTTGTTAATAAAGTTTTATCAGTTAAGAATTATGAAGAATTACAAACTATACTAGTTGAACTTATAGGACTAGGATTACCAGCTCTTATTTCCTTTGGTGTCCAAAGTGATATGAAAAATGCTTCAATCAATGCATTATATTTTGGTTCTCCAAGTCTTATTTTACCTGAAAAAGGATACTATGATAAAGAAAATCCAGCTTATGCAGCAGGACAAAACTTATTAGCTAAATACAGAGAAACAGTAACAGAATTACTAAATATTGTTGGCCTTAAAGATACTTCAACAATTCTATCTCAAACACTAGAATTTGATGAATTGATTGTTCCACTTTCAAAAACATCAGAAGAAGCATCAGATTATGTTAATTCATATAATCCATATACCTTAGAAAAGTTAAATAGTAAGACAAATTTTATCAGCTTATCAAGTATTGTCAAAACTTTTGTTAGTGATAAAGTAGAACAAGTGATTGTCACAAATCCTAAATTTGTAGAAGGGTTAGATGCATTATTAAATAATCATTTAGAACTAATTAAATCATGGTTAGCAGTAAAATTAGTCTATAGTTTAGCAGTTTCAGGATTTGGAACTGATAGCCTAAGATTAAAGGCAAGTGAATATGGGCTCTTATTAACAGGCCAAGCAGAAGCTCAAAGTTTTGAAAAATTTACATATAATCAACTATCAAACGAATTTGGTGATGTAGTTGGTACTTATTTTGGTAAAAGATATTTTGGTGAAAAAGCTAAAAAAGAAGTAGAATCAATGGTTCAAGAATTTATTCAAGTCTATAAAGAAAGACTTGCTAAAATTACATGGTTATCAAAAGAAACTATTGAAAAAGCATTAATTAAACTATCTAAAATTACAGCTATGATTGGTTATCCTGATCGAATCAATCCTGTATTTAATCATTTTAACTTTGATGAAACTAAGAGTTTTGTTGACAATATGCTTGCTTTTTCTAAAGTTCAAGTGAGCCATGAGTTCAGTTTATATGGTAAAAAAGTAGATAAAGATTTATGGCATATGGGTGCTCATGTTGTGAATGCTTACTACCAACCAATGAACAATCAAATTGTCTTTCCAGCAGGAATTCTACAACCACCATTTTACTCATATAATCAAACAAAGGGTGCTAACTACGGAGGCATTGGAGCTGTAATTGCCCATGAAATTACGCATGCCTTTGATACAAATGGTGCTAGAATTGATGAGTTTGGGAATATTAATAATTGGTGGAAAGAAGAAGACTTCAAAGCATTTAATGAACGCTCTTTAGCAATGATTGAATTATTTGATGGATTAGAAGTTCCAGGATCAGATGCTAAATGTAATGGTAAACTAACAGTTACTGAAAATATAGCGGATGCTGCTGGATTATCTTGTGCATACGAAGCGGGTCTTAAACATAAAGATTTTGTGCCAGCAGACTTTTTTGCAGGATGGGCACATATTTGGAGATTTAAAGCAAATAAATCTTATTTAGAATTACTAGCTAATGTCGATGTGCATTCACCAGCATACTTAAGAGGGCTAGTTCAACTTAAGAATTTTAAACCATTTGCTGATTATTATAAACTAAAAGAAACAGACGGCATGTATATTGCTCCTGATAAACAAGTTGCTGTTTGGTAA
- a CDS encoding phytoene desaturase family protein, giving the protein MKKVNIIGAGTAGLAAGIRLASAGYDVTIFEKNEKIGGRMYQFDLEGYKFDVGPTIVMMKDIYEDVFRSSGVDPKDYISFERLDPMFRLVFPDKSVLNGTSDLVAMTEEHERFSEKDTQGYLAYLADVYKRYVIAKNHFIEKSFRKKTDFYNPATLYQALKLRTFSNAYDSIGSFVKNEKLRQALAFQTLYIGVSPFSGPSIYTIIPMIELLYGVFYIKGGMYAMAKAMERRFLELGGKIKLNQSVEEILIDNKKQAYGIRVNGENHLSDIVLSNADFPYAMNNLVKEKRNKGKYTPKKIDKMSYSSSSLMIYLGMDKKYDVSVHNIYFTDDFKKNITQLFTDTKPTYPSFYVYSPSQIDQDMAPEGKDILYILVPVPNLHHTEQSWDNKATQVYVDKILDLMTTYDEFKDVKEHIKVKKVFTPLDFKDTFNLAQGATFGLRPTLLQSNYFRPQTKSRYVKGLYFAGSSNHPGAGVPIVLTSAKLAVSDILKDDSHDTNKK; this is encoded by the coding sequence ATGAAGAAAGTTAATATTATTGGTGCAGGTACAGCTGGGCTTGCTGCAGGTATTAGACTCGCCAGTGCAGGCTACGATGTAACTATTTTTGAAAAGAATGAAAAAATTGGTGGGAGAATGTATCAATTTGACCTAGAAGGGTATAAATTTGATGTAGGACCTACAATTGTTATGATGAAAGATATTTATGAAGATGTGTTTAGATCATCTGGTGTAGATCCAAAAGACTATATAAGTTTTGAAAGGTTAGACCCAATGTTCCGACTTGTTTTCCCAGATAAAAGTGTTTTAAATGGAACAAGTGATTTAGTCGCAATGACAGAAGAACATGAAAGATTTAGTGAGAAAGATACACAAGGATATTTAGCTTATCTAGCAGATGTTTATAAAAGATATGTAATTGCTAAAAATCACTTTATTGAAAAATCATTTCGTAAGAAAACAGACTTTTATAATCCAGCAACACTTTATCAAGCATTAAAACTTAGAACTTTTTCTAATGCATATGATTCAATTGGATCATTTGTTAAAAACGAAAAATTAAGACAAGCACTCGCTTTCCAAACTTTATATATTGGAGTTTCACCTTTTAGTGGACCATCTATTTATACAATTATTCCAATGATTGAACTTTTATATGGCGTTTTTTACATTAAAGGCGGCATGTATGCGATGGCTAAAGCCATGGAAAGAAGATTTTTAGAGCTTGGTGGAAAAATCAAGTTAAATCAATCAGTAGAAGAAATTTTAATTGATAATAAAAAACAAGCTTATGGTATTCGTGTGAATGGAGAAAATCATTTATCAGATATTGTTTTATCTAATGCTGATTTCCCATATGCAATGAATAATCTTGTTAAAGAAAAAAGAAATAAAGGAAAATATACACCTAAAAAGATTGATAAGATGAGCTATTCATCATCATCTTTAATGATATATCTTGGTATGGATAAAAAATATGATGTTTCTGTACATAACATTTATTTTACAGATGATTTTAAGAAAAACATTACACAGTTATTTACAGACACAAAACCTACATACCCATCTTTCTATGTATATAGCCCAAGTCAAATTGATCAAGATATGGCTCCTGAAGGAAAAGATATTTTATATATTCTTGTTCCAGTTCCTAACTTACATCATACCGAACAATCTTGGGATAATAAAGCAACACAAGTTTATGTAGATAAAATACTTGATTTAATGACTACTTATGATGAATTTAAAGATGTTAAAGAACATATCAAAGTTAAGAAAGTATTTACTCCACTTGATTTTAAAGATACATTCAACTTAGCACAAGGAGCAACTTTCGGTTTAAGACCAACTTTATTACAAAGTAATTACTTTAGACCACAAACAAAATCTAGATATGTTAAAGGTTTATATTTTGCTGGTAGCAGTAACCATCCAGGAGCAGGTGTACCAATTGTATTAACATCTGCAAAATTAGCAGTTTCAGATATATTAAAGGATGATTCACATGATACAAATAAAAAATGA
- a CDS encoding phytoene/squalene synthase family protein — MIQIKNDYLKCQEVIKKHSKTFYKAFSQLQDENKRNAVYGVYAFCRYADDLADKMQSKTQLDQLKSELDAFVKDGKMTNYIFRALKDVSEKYYPKTFDYAPFYDMILGQYMDLEETKYETMEDLFVYCQKVASSVGEMLVYILEPKGDMKKLKQVAYDLGIAMQLTNILRDIGEDFLNNRVYLPETLMKKHGLTHEMLANKTINEQFKNTFDELASIAYAYYDKAYQNFDAFNDESRLILTYALVIYREIIAVCKKEKYDVFSQKCYVSNPRKIALIKEVNAHE; from the coding sequence ATGATACAAATAAAAAATGATTATCTTAAGTGTCAAGAAGTAATTAAAAAGCATTCTAAGACATTTTATAAAGCATTTAGTCAATTACAAGATGAAAATAAACGTAATGCCGTTTATGGGGTATATGCGTTTTGTCGATATGCAGATGACCTAGCTGACAAAATGCAGTCAAAAACTCAGTTAGATCAATTAAAATCTGAGTTAGATGCTTTTGTCAAGGATGGAAAGATGACTAACTATATTTTTAGAGCACTTAAAGATGTTTCTGAAAAGTACTATCCTAAGACATTTGACTATGCGCCTTTTTATGATATGATTTTAGGTCAATATATGGATCTAGAAGAAACCAAATATGAAACTATGGAAGATCTTTTTGTTTACTGTCAAAAAGTAGCTTCTAGTGTTGGAGAAATGCTTGTTTATATTTTAGAGCCAAAGGGTGATATGAAAAAGCTTAAACAAGTCGCATATGATTTAGGGATTGCGATGCAATTAACTAATATCTTACGTGACATTGGAGAAGACTTTTTGAATAATAGAGTTTATTTACCAGAAACACTTATGAAAAAGCATGGTTTAACCCATGAAATGCTTGCAAATAAAACAATTAATGAGCAGTTTAAAAATACGTTTGATGAACTTGCATCAATCGCTTATGCATATTATGATAAGGCATATCAAAATTTTGATGCTTTCAATGATGAAAGTAGACTGATACTAACTTATGCCCTTGTGATATATAGGGAAATTATTGCAGTTTGTAAAAAAGAAAAATATGATGTTTTTAGTCAAAAATGTTATGTTTCTAATCCAAGAAAAATAGCGCTGATTAAGGAGGTAAATGCACATGAATAA